Proteins co-encoded in one Capsicum annuum cultivar UCD-10X-F1 chromosome 9, UCD10Xv1.1, whole genome shotgun sequence genomic window:
- the LOC107840889 gene encoding uncharacterized protein LOC107840889 — MQGALVQRTSYIIVTPPPSKRQHNQTNKTINSIQQHTRKLNQTWSSSSSSSSSSLSPPPRSPTHGLLTSLLTLSLFTTPPPPPNIYIYSRQFQILTITHILIHKPHLKSTKILKKEMVKNGKNSSSSSSMSSMYRGVRKRKWGKWVSEIRLPNSRERIWLGSYDTPEKAARAFDAALFCLRGSNANFNFPNSPPEIVDGRLMTPAEIQVAAARFANRAGPEEEGGENRAGLRENGMSDRSSSDTEDMSLQSESPESEKTEMTSAWARLVNNDNLENWARLRESPNFYPSSSSSDVFVRAESPCVESEKTEMTSARLGNNDLENLAGPSENFYPPDMFYRAESSSVSLSNRMGSKKTEMTLTRFANNGLENRAGPTENPYLYPWSSSSNMYLQAESPSVSLSNRVESEKTEMTLDRAGPRENPYLYPSSSSSDMFLRAESPSLSVSNIVESEKTEMTLDNGFMDMFSSLGTVNDMSNFGIFPGFDDLSGEFFVPPEQQMPNLESSEEQEINYLDYDGFNSQGSSFLWNF; from the coding sequence ATGCAAGGAGCTTTAGTGCAGCGGACCAGTTACATCATAGTAACACCACCACCTTCCAAGAGACAACAcaaccaaacaaacaaaacaataaaTTCTATCCAACAACACACGAGGAAGTTAAATCAAACGTggtcctcctcttcttcttcatcttcatcatcactatctcccCCACCGCGTAGTCCAACACACGGCCTGTTGACCTCCCTTTTAACACTCTCACTCTTCactactcccccccccccccccaacatatatatatatagccgcCAATTCCAAATTCTAACAATTACCCACATCCTAATTCACAAACCCCACCTCAAATCCACAAAAatcttgaaaaaagaaatggTGAAAAATGGTAAGAATTCATCGTCGTCGTCGTCAATGAGTTCGATGTACAGGGGAGTAAGAAAGAGGAAATGGGGGAAATGGGTGTCGGAAATTAGATTACCAAATAGTAGAGAAAGAATATGGTTAGGATCATATGATACACCTGAAAAAGCTGCTAGGGCTTTTGATGCTGCACTTTTTTGTTTAAGGGGTAGTAATGCTAATTTTAACTTCCCCAATTCTCCGCCGGAGATCGTTGACGGTAGGTTGATGACTCCGGCGGAGATTCAGGTCGCTGCGGCAAGGTTCGCTAATCGGGCCGGGCCTGAGGAGGAGGGGGGAGAGAACCGGGCCGGGCTGAGGGAAAATGGCATGTCTGATCGATCATCATCAGACACTGAGGATATGTCTTTACAGTCCGAATCACCGGAGAGTGAAAAGACAGAAATGACCTCGGCCTGGGCCCGGTTAGTGAATAATGATAATTTAGAGAATTGGGCCAGGCTGAGGGAGAGCCCGAATTTTTATCCTTCGTCGTCGTCTTCGGATGTGTTTGTACGGGCCGAATCACCTTGTGTAGAAAGTGAAAAGACAGAAATGACCTCGGCCAGATTAGGAAATAATGATTTAGAGAACCTGGCCGGGCCAAGCGAGAATTTTTATCCACCTGATATGTTCTATCGGGCTGAATCGTCTTCGGTATCGTTATCTAATAGAATGGGAAGTAAAAAGACTGAAATGACCTTGACTCGATTTGCAAATAATGGTTTGGAGAATCGGGCCGGGCCGACGGAGAACCCTTATTTGTATCCGTGGTCATCGTCTTCGAATATGTATTTACAGGCCGAATCGCCTTCGGTATCATTATCTAATAGAGTGGAAAGTGAAAAGACAGAAATGACCTTGGACCGGGCCGGGCCAAGGGAGAACCCTTATTTGTATCCTTCATCGTCGTCATCGGACATGTTTTTACGGGCCGAATCGCCTTCCCTGTCGGTATCCAACATAGTGGAAAGTGAAAAGACGGAAATGACCCTGGACAATGGATTTATGGACATGTTTTCGTCGTTAGGGACGGTTAACGATATGTCTAATTTCGGAATTTTCCCAGGTTTTGATGATTTATCTGGTGAATTTTTTGTACCACCAGAACAACAAATGCCTAATTTGGAATCATCAGAAGAACAAGAAATTAATTATTTGGATTATGATGGATTTAATTCACAAGGATCTTCATTTCTTTGGAACTTTTAA